From the Roseibium sp. HPY-6 genome, one window contains:
- a CDS encoding sugar ABC transporter substrate-binding protein: MKRLFGALSALAVLAATSAHAETLKLVEVITSPERTEVLQGLVDEFEAANPGTEVEIVSLPWGQAFEKFATMVAGGDIPDVVEMPDRWAGIYKDRLVDLNDKIAGWEHGSTLTQKTIDMGRQTDGKTVRMIPYGFYLRALFYNKKLLEEAGVEGPPRTMEEFMAASKAVSELDGKYGYCLRGGPGGLNGWIMMAATMNGDNTFFDENGKSTLNQPGSVEGIQFLIDLYQNGYAPKDAVSWGFNEIVAGFYSGTCAFLDQDPDALIAVAKRMDAEDFAVVPMPVGPGGKAFPTIGFAGWAMFDTTKDEDLSWKLIAHLSDPEANKTWAKRVGVIPIHEGAEQDPHFKTEQFAGWFETLNGEQYIPTVMPTYLEQFGYFADSIALETSQEALLGQLSAQEVADQWAEFLTEEYGRWKEAQ; encoded by the coding sequence ATGAAAAGACTGTTCGGCGCACTCAGTGCGTTAGCTGTTCTGGCGGCAACGTCCGCTCATGCTGAAACATTGAAGCTGGTGGAAGTGATCACCAGCCCGGAACGTACGGAAGTCCTGCAGGGACTGGTTGATGAATTCGAAGCGGCGAACCCCGGTACGGAAGTGGAAATCGTCTCTTTGCCCTGGGGGCAGGCATTCGAAAAATTCGCGACCATGGTTGCCGGTGGTGACATTCCCGACGTTGTTGAAATGCCGGACCGTTGGGCAGGCATCTACAAGGACAGGTTGGTCGATCTGAACGACAAGATTGCCGGTTGGGAGCACGGCAGCACGCTGACCCAGAAGACCATCGACATGGGCCGCCAGACCGACGGCAAGACCGTGCGGATGATCCCGTACGGCTTCTATCTGCGCGCCCTCTTTTACAACAAGAAGCTGCTTGAGGAAGCCGGTGTCGAAGGACCGCCCAGGACCATGGAAGAATTCATGGCGGCGTCTAAGGCGGTCTCCGAACTCGACGGCAAATACGGCTATTGCCTGCGCGGCGGTCCGGGCGGTCTGAACGGCTGGATCATGATGGCGGCGACGATGAATGGCGATAACACCTTCTTCGACGAGAACGGCAAGAGCACGCTCAACCAACCGGGTTCGGTCGAGGGCATCCAGTTCCTGATCGACCTCTACCAGAACGGTTACGCGCCGAAGGATGCGGTGAGCTGGGGCTTTAACGAGATCGTGGCGGGCTTCTATTCCGGTACCTGTGCGTTCCTTGATCAGGATCCGGATGCGCTGATCGCAGTGGCCAAACGCATGGATGCGGAAGACTTCGCGGTCGTTCCAATGCCTGTCGGCCCGGGCGGCAAGGCGTTCCCGACCATCGGCTTTGCCGGATGGGCGATGTTCGACACCACGAAGGACGAAGACCTTTCCTGGAAACTGATCGCGCATCTTTCCGATCCGGAAGCCAACAAGACCTGGGCGAAGCGTGTCGGTGTCATTCCGATCCACGAAGGCGCGGAACAGGACCCGCACTTCAAGACGGAGCAGTTCGCCGGCTGGTTCGAAACGCTCAATGGCGAGCAGTATATTCCGACCGTCATGCCGACCTATCTGGAACAATTCGGCTATTTCGCAGATTCCATTGCACTGGAAACCAGCCAGGAAGCCCTGCTTGGTCAGCTCAGTGCACAGGAAGTCGCCGACCAGTGGGCTGAATTCCTGACCGAGGAATACGGCCGTTGGAAAGAAGCTCAATGA
- a CDS encoding sugar ABC transporter permease, whose translation MVEPYLYLSPAVIVIALVMLVPLAIGISYAFQAVNLLRPFQTGWVGFENFQALWSDRKFWLALTNTFWWTLGSIIFQFFLGLGLALLLNTRFYGKRLVQALVFLPWAVPTFLSALTWAWLFNPTIGPLPHWLAALGILSEPFNILGDPNLAMWGPITANVWFGIPFFAITLLAALQSIPGELYEAAEIDGASTWQKFTKITLPFLAPMIAITVMLRTIWIANFADLIFVMTGGGPANSTQILSTYIFTTAFRKLDFGYASAIAVALLGLLLIYAAVLLVLRRKLVKI comes from the coding sequence ATGGTGGAGCCCTATCTCTACCTGTCGCCGGCAGTTATCGTGATCGCGCTTGTGATGCTGGTTCCGCTGGCCATCGGCATCTCCTATGCCTTTCAGGCGGTCAATCTGCTTCGGCCGTTCCAGACCGGATGGGTCGGGTTTGAGAATTTCCAAGCGCTATGGAGTGACAGGAAGTTCTGGCTAGCCCTGACCAACACATTCTGGTGGACGCTTGGCTCCATCATCTTCCAGTTTTTTCTGGGTCTTGGGTTGGCGCTATTGCTGAACACCCGTTTCTACGGCAAGCGGCTTGTCCAGGCTCTGGTGTTCCTGCCCTGGGCCGTGCCGACATTTTTGTCTGCTCTTACCTGGGCGTGGCTGTTCAATCCGACAATCGGGCCCTTGCCGCATTGGCTGGCAGCGCTCGGCATTCTTTCTGAGCCGTTCAACATTCTCGGTGATCCCAATCTGGCCATGTGGGGTCCGATTACAGCGAATGTCTGGTTCGGCATCCCGTTCTTTGCCATCACGCTTCTGGCAGCCCTGCAGTCGATACCCGGCGAACTTTATGAAGCGGCTGAAATTGACGGCGCGTCCACCTGGCAGAAGTTCACCAAGATTACCCTGCCGTTTCTCGCGCCGATGATTGCCATCACCGTGATGCTACGCACAATCTGGATCGCAAACTTCGCGGACTTGATCTTCGTGATGACGGGTGGCGGACCAGCGAATTCAACGCAGATCCTGTCCACATACATCTTCACGACCGCGTTCAGAAAGCTCGATTTCGGTTACGCATCCGCCATTGCGGTTGCATTGCTTGGGCTGTTGCTGATCTACGCAGCCGTCCTGCTCGTTCTCCGCCGCAAGCTCGTCAAGATCTGA
- a CDS encoding carbohydrate ABC transporter permease, which yields MNALRQASPWVVTGKYLALAFYVAFALFPLYWLAKIAVTPDKLIFSEGTALVPSRFTFENFQTVLLQTDFLAYFRNSLIVSLVTAAVTTMIAAAAGYAFSRFDFRGKRLIIALMLITQMFPLLMIIAPIYKIVAALGLLNSLTSLIIVYTAFNIPFATFLMQSFFDGIPKDLEDAGMIDGCTRFEALRKIVLPLTLPGLGATLGFIFTAAWSELLFALMLINSNDAMTFPVGLLTFVSKFSVDWGQMMAAGVLALVPSCLFFIFIQRYLVQGLTSGAVKG from the coding sequence ATGAATGCTCTGCGTCAGGCATCACCATGGGTGGTAACTGGAAAATACCTTGCTCTGGCCTTTTACGTCGCCTTTGCGCTCTTTCCGCTCTATTGGCTCGCCAAGATTGCGGTCACGCCCGACAAGCTTATTTTCAGCGAAGGAACGGCGCTTGTACCCAGCAGGTTCACATTTGAGAATTTCCAGACGGTTCTGTTGCAGACGGACTTCCTTGCCTATTTCCGCAACAGCCTGATCGTTTCGCTGGTGACCGCTGCGGTTACAACGATGATAGCTGCGGCGGCAGGCTATGCTTTTTCCAGGTTCGATTTTCGCGGGAAACGTCTGATCATCGCACTTATGCTGATCACACAGATGTTTCCGCTGCTAATGATCATCGCACCTATCTACAAGATTGTCGCTGCGCTCGGGCTGCTCAATTCCCTGACGAGCCTCATCATCGTCTACACAGCCTTTAATATCCCGTTCGCGACCTTCCTGATGCAATCTTTCTTTGACGGCATTCCGAAGGACCTGGAGGATGCGGGAATGATCGATGGCTGCACACGGTTCGAAGCCTTGCGCAAGATCGTCTTGCCGCTGACGCTTCCGGGGCTCGGCGCGACACTCGGTTTCATCTTTACCGCGGCCTGGAGTGAACTCCTGTTCGCCCTGATGCTGATCAACTCTAACGACGCAATGACATTCCCCGTGGGGCTGTTGACCTTCGTGTCGAAGTTCTCCGTGGATTGGGGGCAGATGATGGCTGCGGGTGTGCTCGCTCTTGTGCCGTCGTGTCTCTTCTTCATCTTTATCCAACGTTACCTGGTTCAGGGCCTGACATCAGGAGCTGTGAAGGGCTGA
- the ugpC gene encoding sn-glycerol-3-phosphate ABC transporter ATP-binding protein UgpC, with protein MARIELNNIAKSYGSVEVLRDINLTIEDGEFIVLVGPSGCGKSTLLRMIAGLEPISGGEFLVDGRRMNEVPPRDRDMAMVFQSYALYPHMDVSRNMGFSLEIRKAQKEERSRKVADAAKTLGLTALTERLPRALSGGQRQRVAMGRAIVRDPSAFLFDEPLSNLDAALRVEMRLEIARLHQRLSTTMIYVTHDQVEALTLADRIVVLNAGDIQQVGTPLELYERPSNKFVAQFIGSPTMNILGVDRAENGVKLKDGTNLQIGSSSAHWQAHELGVRPEHLDIVAEEAAHMKGVTELVEHLGSDTNIHANVPGVGPVLVRQHGHFPLKTGDAVNIAVDLEKSHLFGFEGRRLEI; from the coding sequence GTGGCACGCATTGAACTGAATAATATCGCCAAATCCTATGGTTCCGTCGAAGTTCTCAGGGACATCAACCTGACAATCGAGGATGGAGAATTCATCGTTCTGGTCGGACCGTCCGGCTGCGGGAAGTCGACACTCTTGCGGATGATTGCCGGGCTTGAACCGATCTCCGGCGGAGAGTTTCTGGTCGACGGCAGACGTATGAACGAGGTGCCGCCGCGCGACCGGGACATGGCGATGGTGTTCCAGTCCTATGCGCTTTATCCGCATATGGACGTGTCGCGGAACATGGGCTTCTCGCTTGAAATCCGGAAGGCGCAAAAAGAAGAACGCAGCCGGAAAGTCGCCGATGCCGCAAAGACACTCGGCCTGACTGCTCTGACCGAACGCCTTCCCAGAGCGCTTTCAGGCGGCCAGCGCCAGAGGGTCGCTATGGGGCGGGCGATCGTCCGGGATCCCAGCGCGTTCCTCTTCGATGAGCCGTTGTCCAACCTTGATGCCGCTCTGCGGGTCGAAATGCGCCTTGAAATCGCGCGTCTTCACCAGCGGCTGAGCACGACCATGATCTACGTGACACATGATCAGGTCGAAGCCCTGACGCTGGCAGATCGGATCGTTGTTCTGAATGCCGGGGATATTCAGCAGGTGGGAACACCTCTTGAACTATACGAGCGACCTTCCAACAAGTTCGTGGCTCAATTCATCGGTTCGCCGACAATGAATATTCTCGGTGTCGACCGGGCGGAAAACGGTGTGAAGCTTAAGGACGGAACCAATTTGCAGATCGGATCCAGTTCGGCGCATTGGCAGGCGCATGAGCTTGGCGTGCGTCCGGAACATCTGGATATCGTCGCCGAAGAGGCCGCACATATGAAAGGCGTTACTGAACTTGTCGAGCATTTGGGGTCGGACACAAATATCCACGCAAATGTGCCTGGCGTGGGCCCTGTTCTCGTGCGTCAACACGGACATTTTCCGCTCAAGACCGGAGATGCTGTCAATATCGCCGTCGACCTCGAAAAGTCGCATCTGTTCGGGTTTGAAGGCAGACGACTGGAAATTTGA
- a CDS encoding ABC transporter ATP-binding protein: MAETNPLVRIEGVTKKFGETVALDNLTLDIARGEFVTFLGPSGCGKSTTLRILGGFERPTSGRVILDDVDVTRQPPEKRHVNMVFQDYALFPHMTVRQNISFGLELKGMNKADIRNRQDEIMSFLELENYGDRYPGQLSGGQRQRVALARALAPDPALLLLDEPLAALDAKLRGQVQQELKAIQRRTHKTFFFVTHDQEEALTMSDRIVVMNHGRVEQDGTPEELYFHPATRFVAEFIGETNLLTCKMRGQDGDVIVLDWFGQTLKGQSHGHVPQVGDTITASVRLEKLAFHTERPEHSNAVRGTVVGKTFLGSRMSVDLMVEDAQGAKLRAFVDADVGQSVGSEPVWIGWDSNSLAVLRT; this comes from the coding sequence ATGGCTGAAACGAATCCCCTTGTTCGGATCGAGGGTGTCACCAAGAAATTCGGCGAAACGGTCGCTCTGGACAATCTCACGCTGGATATTGCCAGGGGTGAATTCGTGACTTTTCTGGGACCGTCCGGTTGCGGCAAGTCCACAACGCTCAGAATTCTTGGGGGCTTTGAGCGACCGACGTCGGGCCGCGTCATCCTGGATGACGTGGACGTCACACGCCAGCCGCCGGAAAAGCGTCATGTGAACATGGTGTTTCAAGACTATGCCCTGTTTCCTCACATGACCGTGCGCCAGAACATTTCTTTCGGCCTGGAACTGAAGGGCATGAACAAGGCCGACATTCGCAACCGTCAAGACGAAATCATGTCGTTTCTGGAGCTGGAAAACTATGGAGACCGGTATCCAGGTCAACTGTCGGGCGGACAGCGTCAACGGGTGGCGTTGGCCCGCGCGCTCGCCCCAGATCCGGCCCTTTTGTTGCTGGACGAGCCGCTTGCAGCGCTGGACGCGAAACTCCGCGGCCAGGTACAGCAGGAGCTCAAGGCGATCCAGCGCCGCACTCACAAGACATTCTTCTTCGTGACCCACGACCAGGAAGAAGCGCTTACAATGTCAGACCGGATCGTGGTTATGAACCATGGCCGCGTCGAACAGGACGGCACGCCCGAGGAACTCTATTTCCATCCCGCAACCAGGTTTGTTGCGGAATTCATCGGTGAAACGAACCTCTTGACTTGCAAGATGCGCGGCCAGGATGGCGATGTGATCGTGCTGGACTGGTTTGGCCAGACACTGAAAGGCCAGTCGCATGGACATGTTCCACAGGTCGGCGACACCATCACAGCGTCGGTCCGGCTGGAAAAACTCGCCTTCCATACAGAACGTCCGGAGCACTCCAATGCAGTAAGGGGAACGGTTGTCGGCAAGACTTTTCTGGGCAGCCGCATGTCTGTCGATCTGATGGTCGAAGACGCACAGGGCGCCAAACTTCGAGCCTTTGTAGACGCCGATGTCGGTCAATCGGTCGGTTCTGAACCGGTTTGGATTGGATGGGATAGCAATAGTTTGGCGGTGCTTCGCACCTGA
- a CDS encoding ABC transporter permease, with protein MNRGNRILLSCVYWAFVLYVFVPLVLMVLMGFKDSKFIGFPIRSWTLDWYTGVFDDAAVPSAFIYSVVIAVLATAISVFVGTWIAVLLEGRKFLGRTAMFGLTVLPALVPGIISAIAFRIYARWLGIEPGMGAIVWAHAVHNVPFVALVVMARLSTLPKSQIEAARDLGADPIIAFLRITLPYLVPAILGASIFCLLLSFDDFVRSFFLGGYEPTLPVLIFAKLRSGMSPEINAIATVALILTAAIGIWAERFTRRMNKESRNG; from the coding sequence TTGAACCGGGGTAACCGCATCCTGCTCTCCTGCGTCTACTGGGCCTTTGTTCTTTACGTCTTCGTTCCGCTGGTCCTGATGGTTCTCATGGGTTTCAAGGACAGCAAGTTTATCGGCTTTCCGATCCGCTCGTGGACGCTCGACTGGTATACTGGTGTTTTCGACGACGCAGCCGTACCGTCGGCCTTTATCTATTCAGTGGTGATTGCAGTCCTTGCAACAGCCATCTCCGTATTCGTCGGAACATGGATTGCCGTCCTTCTGGAAGGCAGGAAGTTTTTGGGCCGGACCGCAATGTTCGGGCTGACGGTTTTGCCTGCGCTTGTCCCGGGGATCATTTCAGCCATCGCTTTCCGGATCTATGCCAGATGGCTTGGTATCGAACCGGGCATGGGTGCGATTGTATGGGCGCACGCCGTTCACAATGTGCCCTTTGTGGCTCTGGTGGTCATGGCCCGGTTGTCGACATTGCCGAAGAGCCAGATTGAAGCGGCACGTGATCTTGGTGCTGATCCGATCATTGCCTTTTTGCGGATCACACTGCCTTATCTTGTTCCAGCCATCCTTGGCGCGAGTATCTTCTGCCTGCTGCTCAGTTTCGACGATTTCGTTCGTTCCTTCTTCCTGGGAGGCTACGAACCGACCTTGCCCGTTCTGATTTTCGCCAAGCTCAGATCCGGCATGTCGCCTGAAATCAATGCCATTGCGACGGTCGCTCTGATCCTGACGGCTGCAATCGGCATTTGGGCTGAACGTTTCACCCGCCGGATGAACAAGGAGTCCCGAAATGGCTGA
- a CDS encoding ABC transporter permease encodes MSDGVAPRTGRGPDTTEKNRLTFWGALSSWTPYRLVVGLATASPRRQFLILAAFPLLWVLTQHLGPMLQMLRVSFTDAYPVAPGVEQHFTLDNYARFFGDHIFWQPFFRTLIFASVFTFCTLILTYPVAYFLARHVSRKNQMLMLLLLLIPFWVGEIVRTYAIMILLGNTGAVNQLLKSLSLIDRPIPFMYTSFSMGVGIVYLTALYMLLPLYSALEKLPKSYNEAAADLGASAWTRFRRITLPLTLEGISSGCTLVFLISTGFYATPVLLGGPSTTVFAETIAGFFHVAGDEWPTGAAFATIMFLAAIILTGAFQKLMNSLRKGDTN; translated from the coding sequence ATGAGCGATGGGGTCGCTCCCCGCACCGGCCGTGGTCCTGACACCACGGAAAAAAACCGTCTGACCTTCTGGGGTGCATTATCAAGCTGGACGCCTTACCGGTTGGTCGTCGGGCTTGCGACCGCATCACCGCGCCGCCAGTTCCTGATCCTTGCTGCCTTTCCACTGCTCTGGGTGCTGACCCAGCACCTTGGACCAATGCTGCAAATGCTCAGGGTGAGCTTTACCGATGCCTATCCGGTCGCGCCTGGTGTGGAGCAGCATTTTACCCTCGACAACTATGCCCGTTTCTTCGGCGACCACATTTTCTGGCAACCGTTTTTCCGCACGCTTATCTTTGCCAGCGTCTTCACTTTCTGCACTTTGATCCTGACCTATCCTGTCGCCTACTTTCTGGCGCGCCACGTCAGTCGCAAGAACCAGATGCTGATGCTTCTCTTGCTGCTGATCCCGTTCTGGGTCGGCGAAATCGTCCGCACCTACGCAATCATGATCCTTCTTGGAAACACCGGAGCGGTGAACCAGTTGCTCAAGTCGCTGAGCCTGATCGATCGGCCGATCCCGTTCATGTATACCAGTTTTTCAATGGGTGTCGGGATCGTCTACCTGACGGCGCTCTACATGCTGTTACCGCTTTATTCCGCATTGGAAAAACTCCCCAAAAGCTACAACGAGGCAGCCGCAGACCTCGGTGCTTCAGCCTGGACCCGCTTTCGGCGGATCACGCTTCCTCTCACGCTGGAGGGGATCTCGTCAGGGTGCACACTGGTTTTTCTGATATCGACCGGCTTTTATGCGACCCCCGTTCTGCTGGGTGGTCCTTCCACGACCGTTTTTGCCGAAACGATTGCAGGCTTCTTCCATGTCGCCGGTGACGAATGGCCGACCGGCGCAGCCTTCGCGACAATCATGTTTCTTGCCGCGATCATTCTGACCGGTGCCTTCCAGAAGCTGATGAATTCCCTGCGCAAAGGAGACACGAATTGA
- a CDS encoding extracellular solute-binding protein, producing the protein MTKLTINRRRFLGTAAIGAATLASPAYLRRASASGGEVNIWTYNDFVPEAFKKQFEADTGIKVNIRLVDDQGKQFNLLAAEAPNPTVDIMTVAGHRFLQFIDSELLAPLDTGRLSNWGNINPTFSESDWSTINGHKWGAPILSGMEVLAYNTELVTPEEARSWDVLFSEKYKGQTAYIIQDMMSIVMLKMGYDGNMVAYLDDPEKAAAIVEEAKAFLIEKKPLVRKYYDSGAEVQQMFINQDIALGHSWNGPAAALINDGFPLAMTIPQEGSYGFVYTYNIANNAPNPDNAYTFLNAILASPEIGASMTKASGFISTYKDASNYLTDLEKKSTSFSDDELENLQFFRAEANEMKYGLVDPAVEAIKAA; encoded by the coding sequence ATGACCAAACTTACCATTAACCGCCGTCGCTTCCTGGGAACCGCTGCCATTGGTGCAGCAACTCTGGCCAGCCCAGCCTACCTTCGCCGTGCGAGCGCATCGGGCGGTGAAGTGAACATCTGGACCTACAACGACTTTGTGCCCGAGGCCTTCAAAAAGCAGTTCGAGGCAGATACGGGGATCAAGGTGAATATTCGCCTGGTTGACGACCAGGGCAAGCAGTTCAACCTGCTCGCCGCCGAAGCACCCAATCCCACGGTGGACATCATGACCGTGGCAGGTCACCGTTTCCTTCAGTTCATCGACAGCGAGCTGCTTGCTCCGCTCGACACCGGACGGCTCAGTAACTGGGGGAACATCAATCCCACGTTCTCCGAGAGCGACTGGTCAACCATCAACGGACACAAATGGGGCGCGCCGATCCTCTCCGGCATGGAGGTTCTTGCTTACAACACCGAGCTCGTCACGCCCGAGGAAGCCAGAAGCTGGGACGTGCTGTTTTCGGAAAAGTACAAGGGACAGACCGCGTATATTATCCAGGACATGATGTCGATCGTTATGCTCAAGATGGGTTACGACGGCAATATGGTCGCCTATCTCGATGACCCGGAAAAAGCAGCCGCGATTGTCGAGGAAGCCAAGGCGTTTCTTATCGAGAAGAAGCCGCTCGTTAGAAAATACTATGACAGCGGTGCCGAAGTGCAGCAGATGTTCATCAACCAGGACATTGCCCTCGGCCACAGCTGGAACGGTCCGGCGGCGGCACTGATCAACGATGGGTTCCCGCTGGCCATGACCATTCCGCAGGAGGGTTCTTATGGCTTTGTCTACACCTACAACATCGCCAACAATGCACCCAATCCGGATAACGCCTACACGTTCCTGAATGCCATCCTTGCGTCTCCGGAAATCGGCGCGTCGATGACCAAGGCCTCAGGCTTCATCTCCACTTACAAGGATGCATCGAACTACCTGACGGACCTGGAAAAGAAATCGACTTCGTTCTCGGATGACGAGCTTGAAAATCTGCAGTTCTTCCGCGCTGAGGCGAACGAGATGAAGTACGGGCTTGTCGATCCGGCCGTTGAAGCCATCAAGGCGGCCTGA
- a CDS encoding NAD/NADP octopine/nopaline dehydrogenase family protein, whose product MRIGIAGAGSIACGTAALLRRNKHLPTLWSPSGKSTAAFESRPLQAHGVLEEEFAPAFAHSAQELVETNDALIIALPATGHKNVMDALAPHIREGQHVIISSHASFGAVYLMQALAARGVTAPITAWGTTIVSGRRQEETKVRVNTIRNRVDLCTVPEAGTEDGLALCQSLFGDRFMPRDGLLAITLSNLNPQNHLGIALCNITRMEHGEDWSQGLNVTPKVGRLLEKLDLERLEIARALDLKVKTIFEHFHQSFHVPIGTISEMNQQMHTHGYGGLGPATADSRYVTEDVPYGLQVTVVLGKLVDRPATLHEAGISLFSAMYDREFALENEFLHALELESFSLCDLQHASRTGVLHRPSTPQT is encoded by the coding sequence ATGCGCATAGGCATAGCAGGGGCAGGCTCAATCGCATGCGGCACGGCAGCGCTTTTGCGCAGGAACAAGCACCTTCCGACACTCTGGTCGCCATCCGGAAAGAGCACGGCCGCGTTCGAATCCAGACCTCTCCAGGCTCACGGCGTCCTCGAAGAAGAGTTTGCACCTGCATTTGCGCATTCGGCACAGGAACTGGTTGAGACAAACGACGCGCTGATCATCGCCCTGCCGGCAACCGGGCACAAGAACGTCATGGATGCGCTGGCCCCCCATATTCGCGAGGGTCAGCATGTCATCATCTCATCTCACGCCTCCTTCGGCGCGGTCTACCTGATGCAGGCCTTGGCGGCACGCGGCGTAACCGCACCGATTACCGCGTGGGGCACGACCATTGTCTCCGGCCGCCGTCAGGAAGAGACCAAAGTGCGCGTCAACACCATTCGCAATCGGGTTGATCTGTGCACTGTGCCCGAGGCCGGAACGGAAGACGGACTGGCCTTGTGCCAGAGTTTGTTCGGTGACCGCTTCATGCCGCGCGATGGCCTTTTGGCCATCACACTGTCGAACCTCAATCCGCAAAACCACCTGGGCATCGCCCTATGCAACATTACTCGTATGGAGCACGGAGAGGACTGGAGCCAGGGCCTGAATGTCACGCCGAAGGTGGGGCGATTGCTGGAAAAGCTTGACCTTGAGCGACTGGAAATCGCTAGAGCGCTAGACCTGAAGGTGAAAACGATCTTCGAACATTTCCATCAGAGTTTCCACGTGCCAATCGGAACTATCTCCGAGATGAACCAGCAGATGCACACACACGGTTATGGCGGCCTTGGGCCTGCGACCGCAGACAGCCGATATGTGACCGAGGATGTTCCCTACGGGCTTCAGGTCACCGTTGTTCTTGGCAAGCTGGTGGACAGACCCGCGACGTTACATGAAGCCGGCATCAGCTTGTTTTCAGCAATGTATGACCGGGAATTCGCACTCGAGAATGAATTTCTTCATGCGTTGGAACTGGAAAGCTTCAGCCTTTGCGACTTGCAGCATGCGTCCCGTACCGGGGTGCTGCATAGACCATCCACGCCACAAACTTAA
- a CDS encoding peroxidase-related enzyme (This protein belongs to a clade of uncharacterized proteins related to peroxidases such as the alkylhydroperoxidase AhpD.) yields the protein MTRVIHKFTRKIPEWRPRLVPVKLEEATAEQLDALKVTPSNTKVSDYVLTLAHDVESLSVRSPLFNAIMYDRGGMSREERELGALAASMVNRCIYCAAVHADRHAKLAKDESVTDELFANGENADLSPRNRAIFDFARKAAEAPPSAGPEDIDKLSKVGLSDEEIFDLILSSALFGWANRLMHVLGDPVSRREAI from the coding sequence ATGACCCGTGTCATTCACAAGTTCACGCGCAAGATTCCTGAATGGCGGCCGCGCCTGGTGCCGGTGAAACTTGAAGAAGCCACGGCAGAGCAGCTTGACGCGCTCAAGGTGACCCCTTCCAACACCAAGGTCTCGGATTACGTCCTGACCCTTGCCCATGATGTCGAAAGCCTGTCTGTTCGCTCACCGCTGTTCAATGCGATCATGTACGATCGCGGCGGCATGTCGCGCGAGGAGCGCGAACTCGGTGCTCTCGCAGCGTCCATGGTCAATCGCTGTATTTATTGCGCAGCCGTTCATGCGGACCGCCACGCGAAACTGGCGAAAGACGAATCCGTGACCGATGAGCTGTTCGCAAACGGGGAAAATGCAGATCTCAGTCCGCGAAACCGGGCGATATTCGATTTTGCGCGGAAAGCCGCTGAAGCACCCCCTTCCGCAGGACCGGAAGACATCGATAAACTCTCCAAGGTGGGTCTTTCGGACGAAGAGATTTTCGATCTGATCCTGTCATCTGCTCTGTTTGGATGGGCCAATCGCCTGATGCATGTCCTGGGTGACCCGGTGAGCCGAAGGGAGGCGATATGA